A portion of the Desulfovibrio sp. Huiquan2017 genome contains these proteins:
- a CDS encoding putative sulfate exporter family transporter produces the protein MNTDSMAIDYELGRKSWLSALYGLKAVLPGLLAMFFIAIFSNKLAGVPNPFTLHNLFVWLDGVIGPVHHQSFFQVLNSNFVWNPLLLGLIIGNVFGVPDCWKRGLSYIHMLMPLGIIMLAPHFMIGHAFKLGLAPILICTAFLFLTATLTLWIAKLFRLDDRHGAIIAGGLATGDPHACAILMPLIKAKGGQVVHATACVIGFGLVSMYLLPVLGEWVGLTPKALGLASVVGVGNGAQSLFAAFGSGYEAGRWATWFDVGRHVIMPAGFLYVFIVMFVRKLRRRNDETVMATRGIKTFPLWLAVFIFLWALACLHLFKEPAHRAIFEMVKWDFSLAAAALGLSISFREITRHGLKGVAVTVVAGLLRIALLLAALTICVKTGLFAA, from the coding sequence ATGAATACCGATAGCATGGCAATAGACTACGAGTTGGGCCGCAAATCCTGGCTCAGCGCTCTGTACGGCTTGAAGGCGGTCCTGCCCGGCCTGCTGGCGATGTTCTTCATCGCCATCTTCAGCAACAAGTTGGCCGGGGTGCCCAATCCGTTCACCCTGCACAACCTGTTCGTCTGGCTGGACGGGGTCATCGGCCCGGTGCACCACCAGTCCTTCTTTCAGGTCCTGAACTCCAACTTCGTTTGGAACCCGCTGCTGCTGGGCCTGATCATCGGCAACGTCTTCGGCGTGCCGGACTGCTGGAAGCGGGGCTTGTCCTACATCCACATGCTTATGCCTCTGGGCATCATCATGCTGGCCCCACACTTTATGATCGGCCATGCCTTCAAGCTCGGCTTGGCCCCGATCCTGATCTGTACCGCGTTCCTGTTCCTGACCGCCACCCTGACCCTGTGGATCGCGAAGCTCTTCAGGCTCGACGACCGCCATGGAGCCATCATCGCGGGCGGGCTGGCCACTGGCGACCCCCACGCCTGCGCCATTCTCATGCCGTTGATCAAGGCCAAGGGCGGCCAGGTGGTCCATGCCACGGCCTGCGTCATCGGTTTCGGGCTTGTCTCCATGTATCTGCTCCCCGTGCTCGGGGAGTGGGTCGGGTTGACCCCCAAGGCGCTTGGCCTGGCCTCGGTGGTCGGCGTGGGCAACGGCGCCCAGTCCCTGTTCGCGGCCTTCGGCTCCGGCTATGAAGCGGGCCGCTGGGCCACCTGGTTCGACGTGGGCCGCCATGTGATCATGCCCGCGGGCTTTCTCTACGTCTTCATCGTGATGTTCGTGCGCAAGCTGAGACGCCGCAACGACGAGACGGTCATGGCCACGCGCGGCATCAAGACCTTCCCGCTCTGGCTGGCCGTGTTCATTTTCCTGTGGGCCCTGGCCTGCCTGCACCTGTTCAAGGAACCCGCCCATCGCGCCATCTTCGAGATGGTCAAATGGGACTTCTCCCTGGCCGCGGCCGCGCTCGGCCTGTCCATATCCTTTCGCGAGATCACGCGGCACGGCCTCAAGGGCGTGGCGGTGACCGTGGTCGCCGGGCTTTTGCGCATCGCCCTGCTTCTCGCGGCCCTGACGATCTGCGTCAAAACAGGCCTGTTCGCGGCCTAG
- a CDS encoding helix-hairpin-helix domain-containing protein, with the protein MKKICIAFALLLALALSATTVFAGDNSGKLNLNVATVEQLEAIDGVSHELAEEIVKTRTENGEFVDMSELLDIDGVDNALLRKLEKVIYIEPASDCNC; encoded by the coding sequence ATGAAAAAGATCTGCATCGCATTCGCCCTGCTTCTGGCCTTGGCCCTGTCCGCCACCACCGTCTTTGCCGGGGACAATTCCGGCAAGCTCAACCTCAACGTGGCCACCGTGGAACAGCTTGAGGCCATCGACGGCGTCAGTCACGAGCTGGCCGAGGAGATCGTCAAGACCCGCACCGAAAACGGCGAGTTCGTGGACATGTCCGAACTGCTCGACATCGACGGCGTGGACAACGCCCTGCTGCGCAAGCTCGAAAAGGTCATCTACATAGAGCCCGCATCGGATTGCAATTGTTAG
- the tsaA gene encoding tRNA (N6-threonylcarbamoyladenosine(37)-N6)-methyltransferase TrmO, translated as MQIHYRPIGYFHTPHKSITGMPIQPSGARGVKGTIQVLPEFREGLRDIEGFSHLIILYHLHEIQGQDLTVVPFLDKNPHGIFATRSPKRPNPLGLSVMSLCGVSEEGVILNNVDVLDGTPVIDIKPYVPDFDVWPADRVGWFEGKSCNAATRRSDDRFAACALEETGS; from the coding sequence ATGCAGATTCACTACAGACCCATCGGATATTTCCACACCCCGCACAAGAGCATCACGGGCATGCCCATCCAGCCTTCCGGGGCCAGAGGCGTCAAGGGGACCATCCAGGTGCTGCCCGAATTCCGCGAGGGGTTGAGGGATATCGAGGGATTTTCGCACCTGATCATCCTCTACCACCTGCACGAGATACAGGGGCAGGACCTGACCGTGGTCCCCTTCTTGGACAAGAACCCGCACGGCATCTTCGCCACGCGCTCACCCAAGCGGCCCAATCCGCTGGGGCTGTCGGTCATGTCCCTGTGCGGGGTTTCGGAAGAGGGGGTCATCCTGAATAACGTGGACGTGCTGGACGGCACGCCGGTCATCGACATCAAGCCCTACGTCCCGGACTTCGACGTCTGGCCCGCCGACCGCGTGGGCTGGTTCGAGGGCAAGTCGTGCAATGCGGCCACCCGGCGCAGCGACGACCGCTTCGCGGCCTGCGCCCTGGAGGAGACCGGGAGCTAG
- a CDS encoding universal stress protein codes for MDMLKALVPVEMTLASNVALRYLCRKAELLGVAVQPVHVEEPDHKPHSSETGWIRRSWESGLRQAGLEEVQRILNSEKLDCFILPNPIVRVGDREDTLLEELRLGGYDFFVEGEVANFNTGAFRKRLRSKLYRQMPCPVLLVRNMIQSDRLVLLLDEKTDMESLTARFHHLFNGRAADFDLCAYVMDDLRRGPHPDELLAEGRDRLGRLGHEPARALTLLGAPETAARNLGDYGMIVAHLDRSSNRKSPLTEVLGLVSSPILICW; via the coding sequence ATGGACATGCTGAAAGCTCTTGTCCCCGTGGAGATGACGTTGGCGTCCAATGTGGCCCTGCGATACCTGTGCCGCAAGGCGGAACTGCTCGGCGTCGCCGTGCAGCCCGTGCACGTGGAGGAACCGGACCACAAGCCGCATTCCTCGGAGACCGGCTGGATCCGCCGCTCCTGGGAATCGGGACTGCGTCAGGCCGGACTTGAGGAGGTGCAGCGCATCCTGAACAGCGAGAAGCTCGACTGCTTCATCCTGCCCAATCCCATCGTCCGGGTGGGCGATCGCGAGGATACCCTGCTGGAGGAACTCCGGCTCGGCGGCTACGATTTCTTCGTGGAAGGGGAGGTGGCCAATTTCAACACCGGGGCCTTCCGCAAGCGGCTGCGTTCCAAGCTCTACCGCCAGATGCCTTGCCCCGTCCTGCTGGTGCGCAACATGATCCAGTCCGACCGGCTGGTTCTGCTCCTGGACGAGAAGACCGACATGGAATCCCTGACGGCCCGTTTTCATCACCTGTTCAATGGCCGGGCCGCGGATTTCGACCTGTGCGCCTACGTCATGGACGACTTGCGCCGCGGTCCCCATCCGGACGAGCTGCTGGCCGAAGGCCGGGATCGGCTCGGCAGGCTCGGCCACGAACCCGCCCGGGCCCTCACGCTGCTCGGCGCGCCCGAGACGGCGGCCCGGAACCTGGGCGACTACGGCATGATCGTGGCCCACCTGGACCGCAGTTCCAACCGCAAATCGCCCCTGACCGAGGTCCTGGGACTGGTCTCCAGCCCCATCCTCATTTGCTGGTAA
- a CDS encoding PEP/pyruvate-binding domain-containing protein has translation MFGLFEHIRTRLLRRRRRERVSLAALFRQFQQVLELNNRILTAIASMHDKLGGDYIFDVQYLRTSKQFIVDTVRELIDAFDAMAPGRYPGLYAIFRDIRHKLESEMERRPVLPDVMAMSFADIRLQDMDAAGAKSTRLALIAEASAGAVPSGFAVTTSAYRLFMELNDIEDEIVRLEKAWRDGAMTVQEASGKIRSRILAGSIPPRVRRAMARELETLRRGAGEGILRLAVRSSAWGEDGDLSFAGQYESFLNVRPEDLHDAYRKVLASTYCPAAMEYRREYDFKPDEVFMAVSVQAMVEARTSGVVYSLSPVRLGESGIEIAAAWGLGAPVVSGEVPADHFLVSREPGHGLLMETVAHKATVLRPGPEGSVVTEEVEASLCDKPSLSPGQIRLLADTAIRLEQYFKKPQDVEFAFAPDGALIVLQSRPLRMEVCDDPHSPDLSDVLKGYPVLLSGEGDVAQQGVASGPVFVAWEGRDLEEFPVGAILVAHLSSPQYAAVLPKASGVITDIGSPLGHMATIAREYRVPALLNVSRATLVLKEGDVVTLDAEQKTVYQGLVRELRMHDYLCDHMEETYEYRLLRRMLKLIEPLYLVDPEENNFTPQGCRTMHDIARFIHEKAVEILTEIPTSSGAAEACPGGRLELPVPLDLVVLDIGGGLDESCAGDGDKPGHRRTIRTDQVRSETLRAFISGVTSEGVWQSQPVPVDFSSFMSSMTRTFSADSAGVSRMGQNLAVVSDRYLHLSLKLGYHFTLIDCYKSEDDSRNSVQFRFAGGVTGAVRRSRRARFLAEVLNGFDFSVTVKDDLVVARAKGWMARDLGRLMRILGLLVAYTRQLDVSMVSDSVIYEHCQEFEHIAEEAVGN, from the coding sequence ATGTTCGGTTTGTTCGAGCACATCCGCACCAGGTTGCTGCGCAGGCGGCGCAGGGAACGCGTGTCCCTGGCCGCCCTGTTCCGGCAGTTCCAGCAGGTGTTGGAACTGAACAACCGCATCCTCACGGCCATCGCCTCCATGCACGACAAGCTCGGCGGGGACTACATCTTCGACGTGCAGTACCTGCGCACCTCCAAGCAGTTCATAGTGGATACGGTCCGGGAGCTTATCGACGCCTTCGACGCCATGGCTCCCGGCCGGTATCCCGGCCTGTACGCCATCTTCCGCGATATCCGCCATAAGCTGGAGAGCGAGATGGAACGTCGTCCGGTCCTGCCCGACGTCATGGCCATGTCCTTTGCGGATATCCGTCTCCAGGACATGGACGCGGCCGGGGCCAAGTCCACCCGTCTGGCCCTGATTGCCGAGGCCTCGGCCGGTGCCGTGCCGTCCGGTTTCGCAGTGACCACCTCGGCCTACCGGCTGTTCATGGAACTCAACGACATCGAGGACGAGATCGTCCGCCTGGAAAAGGCCTGGCGCGACGGGGCCATGACCGTGCAGGAGGCCTCGGGCAAGATCCGGTCGCGCATTCTGGCCGGGTCCATCCCCCCCCGGGTGCGCCGGGCCATGGCCCGCGAGTTGGAGACCCTGCGCCGGGGAGCGGGCGAGGGAATCCTGCGTCTGGCCGTGCGCAGTTCGGCCTGGGGCGAGGACGGCGACCTCTCCTTTGCCGGGCAGTACGAGAGCTTTCTCAACGTCCGGCCCGAGGATCTGCACGACGCCTACCGCAAGGTTCTGGCCTCCACCTATTGTCCGGCGGCCATGGAGTATCGGCGCGAGTACGATTTCAAGCCGGACGAGGTCTTCATGGCCGTGTCCGTGCAGGCCATGGTCGAGGCTCGGACCAGCGGGGTGGTCTATTCCCTGTCCCCGGTCCGGCTCGGCGAGAGCGGGATCGAGATCGCGGCGGCCTGGGGGCTCGGCGCTCCGGTGGTTTCCGGCGAGGTGCCGGCGGACCATTTCCTGGTCTCCCGCGAGCCCGGCCATGGCCTGCTCATGGAGACCGTGGCGCATAAGGCCACGGTCCTGCGCCCCGGGCCCGAAGGGTCCGTGGTCACCGAGGAGGTGGAGGCGTCCCTGTGCGACAAGCCCAGCCTGTCGCCCGGACAGATCCGTCTGCTGGCGGACACGGCCATCCGCCTGGAACAATATTTCAAGAAGCCCCAGGACGTGGAGTTTGCCTTCGCTCCGGACGGCGCGCTCATCGTGCTCCAGTCCCGGCCCCTGCGCATGGAAGTGTGCGACGATCCGCACTCTCCGGATTTGAGCGACGTGCTCAAGGGATACCCGGTGCTGCTCAGCGGCGAAGGCGATGTGGCCCAGCAGGGCGTGGCCTCGGGTCCGGTCTTCGTGGCCTGGGAGGGCCGCGACCTGGAGGAATTCCCGGTGGGCGCGATTCTGGTGGCCCACCTGTCGTCGCCCCAGTATGCAGCAGTCCTGCCCAAGGCCTCGGGGGTGATCACCGACATCGGTTCGCCGCTGGGGCACATGGCCACCATTGCCCGCGAATACAGGGTGCCCGCCCTGCTCAACGTCAGCCGGGCCACGCTGGTGCTCAAGGAGGGCGACGTGGTCACTCTCGATGCCGAGCAGAAGACGGTCTACCAGGGGCTGGTCCGGGAACTGCGCATGCACGACTACCTGTGCGACCATATGGAGGAGACCTACGAGTATCGGCTGCTCAGGCGCATGCTCAAGCTCATCGAGCCCCTCTACCTGGTGGACCCGGAGGAGAACAACTTCACGCCCCAGGGGTGCCGGACCATGCACGACATCGCCCGGTTCATCCACGAAAAGGCCGTGGAGATCCTGACCGAGATTCCAACCTCGTCCGGGGCCGCAGAGGCCTGCCCCGGCGGGCGGCTGGAACTCCCGGTGCCCCTGGACCTGGTGGTCCTGGACATCGGCGGCGGCCTGGACGAATCGTGCGCCGGGGACGGAGACAAGCCGGGGCACAGGCGGACCATCCGCACGGACCAGGTCCGCTCCGAGACTTTGCGCGCCTTCATTTCCGGGGTGACCTCGGAGGGGGTCTGGCAGTCCCAGCCCGTTCCCGTGGACTTTTCAAGCTTCATGTCGAGCATGACCCGGACCTTCTCGGCCGACTCGGCCGGGGTCAGCCGCATGGGCCAGAATCTGGCCGTGGTCTCGGACCGCTACCTGCATCTGAGCCTCAAGCTCGGCTACCACTTCACGCTCATCGATTGCTACAAGAGCGAGGACGACTCGCGCAACAGCGTGCAGTTCCGCTTCGCGGGCGGGGTGACCGGAGCGGTTAGGCGGTCGCGCCGGGCGCGTTTCCTGGCCGAGGTCCTCAACGGGTTCGATTTTTCCGTGACCGTCAAGGACGACTTGGTGGTGGCCCGGGCCAAGGGCTGGATGGCTCGCGATCTGGGTCGGCTCATGCGCATCCTCGGCCTGCTGGTGGCCTACACCCGCCAGTTGGACGTCTCCATGGTCAGCGACTCGGTGATTTACGAGCATTGTCAGGAATTTGAACACATCGCCGAAGAGGCGGTGGGCAATTAG
- a CDS encoding ATP-binding protein → MRRILLLTLLWFGLFPVLPQGGAFARSVYHVGTRAISPPFSFLAVKEGKPGVRGYSVDEMVLLGKIMGADMEFKPIHDLDKRRELFLNGSVDILAHDSKETAEALGAIWIPVGISLRHHLYVNESCRSVTCLRDLSKKKVVAITSAPYSGEINLPEDVIWLSSPMEALNMVSQGVMDVFVAPSERVADDLIDRYQIPNILKKGVVLGESPLGIIVSGKRPELAVLIENAFRHLRESGLAARLRDKWFGKPTITDDIRHYAKYVAVASGAAGIIFIAIVAWNVSLKRRVDRVTQDLRRTEQRYRDLIESSPDMIFLVNEQGHVLHANERARDSLRFPPAGGVVNLRQLVTREYTDEIDAFLRKVFNDGCDKFEFEMVGAASQPMEVEVAGRIIQGPVLTQLLACLFARNVTERNRMEEELIQSERLGIIGKMAASLAHEINNPLGVIQANAEDLMFEEGLTQDVKDGLKAVQRNAIRAGEITKGLLEAATPKPMVLEVVELGELVHDALSLLGSRRKRERVEVDLPGAPMYIRGDVRALQQVLMNLVFNSLAVTGEGERILIRAKKAGQGEDETVRLEVSDNGTGIERRNLTQIFEPFFSSRKGGFGLGLFITRRMVERLDGLIFAESELGKGTCMYLEFPSVHPEEA, encoded by the coding sequence ATGCGCCGTATCCTCCTGCTTACCCTGCTCTGGTTCGGACTTTTCCCGGTCCTGCCGCAAGGGGGGGCCTTCGCGCGGTCGGTCTACCACGTGGGGACCCGGGCCATTTCCCCGCCGTTCTCCTTCCTGGCCGTCAAGGAAGGTAAGCCGGGGGTGCGCGGCTATTCCGTGGACGAGATGGTCCTGCTTGGCAAGATCATGGGCGCGGACATGGAATTCAAGCCCATCCATGATCTGGACAAGCGCCGCGAACTCTTTCTGAACGGCTCGGTAGACATCCTGGCCCATGACTCCAAAGAAACGGCCGAAGCGCTGGGCGCCATCTGGATACCTGTGGGGATCAGCCTGCGCCATCACCTCTACGTCAACGAGAGCTGCCGTTCCGTGACCTGCCTGCGCGATCTGTCCAAGAAAAAGGTCGTTGCCATTACCTCGGCCCCTTATAGCGGGGAAATTAACCTACCCGAGGACGTGATCTGGTTGAGTTCGCCCATGGAGGCCCTGAATATGGTCAGCCAGGGTGTCATGGACGTGTTCGTGGCCCCGTCCGAGCGGGTGGCCGACGACCTTATCGACCGCTACCAGATCCCGAACATCCTCAAGAAGGGCGTGGTCCTTGGAGAGAGTCCGTTGGGCATCATCGTGTCCGGCAAGCGGCCCGAACTGGCCGTGCTGATCGAAAACGCCTTTCGCCATTTACGGGAGTCCGGCTTGGCCGCCCGGTTGCGCGACAAGTGGTTCGGCAAGCCGACCATCACCGACGACATCCGTCATTACGCAAAGTACGTGGCTGTTGCTTCGGGCGCGGCCGGGATCATCTTCATCGCCATCGTGGCCTGGAACGTCTCGCTCAAGCGGCGGGTGGACCGGGTGACCCAGGATTTGCGCCGCACCGAGCAGCGATATCGCGATCTCATCGAGTCCTCGCCGGACATGATTTTTCTGGTCAACGAGCAAGGCCATGTGCTTCATGCCAACGAGCGGGCCCGTGACTCCCTGCGTTTCCCGCCCGCGGGCGGGGTGGTCAACCTGCGCCAACTGGTCACCCGGGAGTACACCGACGAGATCGACGCCTTCCTCAGGAAGGTTTTCAATGACGGCTGCGACAAATTCGAATTTGAGATGGTCGGGGCCGCGAGCCAGCCCATGGAGGTGGAAGTGGCCGGACGGATCATCCAGGGGCCGGTTCTGACCCAGCTTCTGGCCTGCCTGTTCGCACGCAACGTGACCGAGCGCAACCGCATGGAGGAAGAGTTGATCCAGTCCGAGCGGCTGGGCATCATTGGCAAGATGGCCGCTTCCCTGGCTCATGAAATCAACAATCCCTTGGGCGTCATTCAGGCCAACGCCGAGGACCTCATGTTCGAGGAAGGTCTGACCCAGGACGTCAAGGACGGGCTCAAGGCCGTGCAGCGCAACGCCATTCGGGCCGGCGAGATCACCAAGGGACTGCTTGAAGCGGCCACGCCCAAACCCATGGTCCTGGAAGTCGTGGAATTGGGCGAATTGGTCCATGACGCTCTGTCGCTGCTCGGCAGCCGCCGCAAGCGGGAACGGGTCGAGGTGGATTTGCCTGGCGCGCCGATGTACATTCGGGGGGATGTCCGGGCCTTGCAACAGGTACTCATGAATCTGGTCTTTAATTCCCTGGCCGTGACCGGAGAGGGCGAACGTATCCTCATCCGCGCCAAAAAGGCCGGACAGGGCGAGGACGAGACCGTGCGGTTGGAGGTCAGCGACAACGGCACCGGCATCGAACGGCGCAACCTGACTCAGATATTCGAGCCGTTCTTTTCCTCTCGCAAGGGAGGGTTCGGTCTGGGGTTGTTCATCACCCGCCGCATGGTGGAGCGCCTTGACGGCCTGATTTTCGCCGAATCCGAGCTGGGAAAGGGGACATGCATGTACCTGGAATTTCCGTCAGTTCATCCCGAGGAGGCATAA
- a CDS encoding cytochrome c family protein codes for MNRLLLIVAAACFALSLAAAVSYAELFGDYVGYTACVECHADIVKGWKTTPHANAFEDLRQQGEEKQSVPGCVRCHVVAMDADGGFIDMDLTPELKDVQCEACHGPGRKHVQSQDPADIVARPGEEACRVCHTEGQDRNFDYKVKSRLVHGEQ; via the coding sequence ATGAACCGCCTTTTGCTGATTGTGGCCGCCGCCTGCTTCGCCCTCTCCCTGGCGGCGGCCGTGTCCTATGCCGAGCTGTTCGGCGACTACGTGGGCTACACCGCCTGCGTGGAGTGCCATGCCGACATCGTCAAGGGGTGGAAGACCACTCCCCACGCCAACGCCTTCGAGGATCTCCGGCAACAGGGCGAGGAGAAACAGTCCGTGCCGGGCTGCGTGCGTTGCCATGTAGTGGCCATGGACGCGGACGGCGGATTCATCGACATGGACCTGACTCCGGAGCTTAAGGACGTCCAGTGCGAGGCCTGCCACGGCCCCGGACGGAAGCACGTCCAATCGCAGGACCCGGCCGATATCGTCGCCAGGCCCGGCGAGGAGGCATGTCGCGTCTGCCACACCGAGGGGCAGGACCGCAACTTCGACTACAAGGTCAAATCCCGTCTCGTGCACGGGGAACAATAA
- a CDS encoding DUF169 domain-containing protein, translating into MSYKEMQEVLMRELRLYHYPVAVKFFYDQAELDAFHKAAPEVYTPVKPMTFCQWEIGARMKGQIVYSGEAGLGCGNARYGFGWKELDESEIKGHAKYTKDLDQAERFVRSKARLPEGLLGSAVAPLGSVDGLYEPDTVHFYCDNMQAYHLAVDYMAATDTHPLRPTITMNSSACGGNVHSFMAQEFNMLPACSGSYNAGKTERGEINVIIPGKQFGAVFDRLMARIEAGSSSITRPGDGFPGADVCKNCPLIIFKKEQ; encoded by the coding sequence ATGTCGTACAAGGAAATGCAGGAAGTCCTGATGCGCGAGCTGCGCCTTTATCATTACCCCGTGGCGGTCAAGTTCTTCTACGACCAGGCCGAACTGGACGCCTTTCACAAGGCGGCCCCGGAAGTTTACACCCCGGTCAAACCCATGACCTTCTGCCAATGGGAGATCGGAGCGCGGATGAAGGGACAGATCGTCTACTCGGGCGAGGCCGGACTGGGCTGCGGCAATGCGCGCTATGGATTCGGCTGGAAGGAACTGGACGAGAGCGAGATCAAGGGCCACGCCAAGTATACCAAGGACCTGGACCAGGCCGAGCGGTTCGTGCGCTCCAAGGCCCGCCTGCCCGAGGGACTGCTCGGCAGCGCCGTGGCCCCGCTGGGCTCCGTGGACGGCCTGTACGAGCCGGATACCGTGCACTTCTACTGCGACAACATGCAGGCCTATCATCTGGCCGTTGACTATATGGCGGCCACGGACACCCACCCCCTGCGCCCGACCATCACCATGAACTCCTCGGCCTGCGGCGGCAACGTGCACTCCTTCATGGCCCAGGAATTCAATATGCTCCCGGCCTGTTCGGGCAGCTATAATGCGGGCAAGACCGAGCGTGGCGAAATCAACGTGATCATTCCGGGCAAGCAGTTCGGCGCGGTCTTCGACCGGCTCATGGCGCGCATCGAAGCGGGCAGCAGCTCCATCACCCGGCCCGGCGACGGTTTCCCCGGCGCGGACGTGTGCAAGAACTGTCCGTTGATCATCTTCAAGAAGGAACAATAG
- a CDS encoding DUF1573 domain-containing protein has translation MKVRTITVALAMVLCLAASAFASQLKISETQVRFGNMKEGPNAEKTITLTNVSGEEAVVANVSTSCACTTTKLDKTTLAPGETATMVITYHTLKYPGKFDKTVHVFTGENGGAEDVIHIVGYVDPIPMGVMEVEPRKIELGTLKAGLPNDVSLTVTNAGDAPMTVTALQSQKFRKTYWQGELVVPSGQSAKIAFTLEGLSSGRFLDMVMVHSDARNDIGKGYKAVLIGTVK, from the coding sequence ATGAAAGTGCGTACCATAACCGTGGCCCTGGCCATGGTCCTGTGTCTGGCCGCGTCCGCGTTCGCGAGCCAGTTGAAGATCAGCGAGACCCAGGTCCGGTTCGGCAACATGAAGGAAGGCCCCAACGCGGAAAAGACCATCACCCTGACCAACGTCTCGGGCGAAGAGGCCGTGGTGGCCAACGTCTCCACCAGTTGCGCCTGCACCACCACCAAATTGGACAAGACCACCCTGGCCCCGGGCGAGACCGCGACCATGGTCATCACCTACCACACCCTCAAGTACCCCGGTAAGTTCGACAAGACGGTCCACGTCTTTACCGGCGAGAATGGCGGGGCCGAGGACGTCATCCACATTGTCGGCTACGTAGACCCCATCCCCATGGGGGTCATGGAGGTGGAGCCGCGCAAAATCGAGCTCGGGACCCTCAAGGCCGGGCTGCCCAACGATGTGTCTCTCACGGTGACCAATGCGGGCGACGCGCCCATGACGGTCACGGCGCTCCAGTCGCAGAAGTTCCGCAAGACATACTGGCAGGGCGAACTGGTTGTGCCCTCCGGGCAGTCCGCGAAGATCGCCTTCACCCTGGAAGGGTTGTCCTCCGGCCGTTTCCTGGACATGGTCATGGTCCACTCGGACGCTCGCAACGACATTGGCAAGGGGTACAAGGCCGTCCTCATCGGCACCGTGAAATAA
- a CDS encoding universal stress protein: protein MKILVAVDENAYSRYAVRQAARLAANTWADVVMLAIEKNRAYIAEEELDPGHAHPRLRLLNRYRADFLEALGPGADLYGDREDAPFVRREDKVLEQDLSGRKGFKLCLRGGDPVKAITAETQTEGCDLIILGCGHHEGGWGRGSDVPGRVADAADCSVFVIREESVTSRVVCCLDHADISQESLELINQWVTIYAAGLEVVGVLKKGELREEVESKMGEVLDYYLRRDVHALIRVVDADSLETFIESGRKDDLMALWLKHKSPLEKLFHSKRVNALVNHASSSMLILR, encoded by the coding sequence ATGAAGATTCTCGTCGCCGTGGATGAAAACGCTTACAGCCGGTACGCCGTGCGACAGGCCGCGCGCCTGGCGGCCAACACCTGGGCCGACGTGGTCATGTTGGCCATCGAAAAGAACCGCGCCTACATCGCCGAGGAGGAGTTGGACCCCGGTCACGCCCATCCCCGCCTTCGGCTGCTGAACCGCTACCGGGCCGATTTTCTCGAAGCGCTCGGCCCCGGCGCGGATCTGTACGGCGACCGCGAGGACGCTCCCTTCGTCCGCCGTGAGGACAAGGTCCTGGAACAGGACCTCTCGGGCCGCAAGGGCTTCAAGCTCTGCCTGCGTGGCGGCGATCCGGTCAAGGCCATCACCGCCGAGACCCAGACCGAGGGCTGCGACCTGATTATCCTCGGCTGCGGCCACCACGAGGGCGGCTGGGGCCGGGGCTCGGACGTGCCCGGCAGAGTCGCCGACGCGGCCGATTGCTCGGTCTTCGTCATCCGCGAGGAGTCGGTGACCTCACGGGTGGTCTGCTGCCTGGATCATGCGGATATCTCACAGGAATCGCTGGAGTTGATCAACCAGTGGGTGACCATCTATGCCGCCGGACTCGAAGTGGTTGGCGTGCTCAAGAAGGGCGAACTGCGTGAGGAAGTCGAGTCCAAGATGGGCGAGGTCCTGGACTACTACCTGCGTCGGGATGTCCACGCCCTGATCCGCGTGGTGGATGCGGATTCCCTTGAGACCTTCATCGAATCAGGCCGCAAGGACGACCTCATGGCCCTGTGGCTCAAGCACAAGTCGCCCTTGGAGAAGTTGTTTCATTCCAAAAGGGTCAACGCGTTGGTTAATCACGCCTCCTCATCCATGCTTATCCTGCGCTGA
- a CDS encoding response regulator: MTGTSKTSILILDDEPIVSKRLQPALEKKGYEVESFYESARAMARIRERTFDIVVTDLKMEGIDGMQFLAEVKKLSPRTEVIVITGFATMDTAKESMRKGVFDFLAKPFKLGEIQEVIRKAEEHIRLGE; this comes from the coding sequence ATGACCGGCACATCGAAGACCAGTATTCTCATTCTCGACGACGAACCCATCGTCAGCAAGCGGCTCCAGCCCGCCCTGGAAAAGAAAGGGTACGAGGTGGAGAGCTTCTACGAGAGCGCCAGGGCCATGGCCCGCATCCGGGAGCGGACCTTCGACATCGTCGTCACCGACCTGAAGATGGAAGGGATCGACGGCATGCAGTTCCTGGCTGAGGTGAAGAAGCTGTCGCCGCGCACCGAAGTCATCGTCATCACCGGATTCGCCACCATGGACACGGCCAAGGAGTCCATGCGCAAGGGGGTGTTCGACTTCCTGGCCAAGCCGTTCAAGCTCGGCGAGATCCAGGAAGTGATCAGGAAGGCCGAGGAACACATTCGTCTCGGCGAGTGA